The sequence below is a genomic window from Streptomyces sudanensis.
TCGGGGTACGTGGAGCGGGGCGACCTGACGCTCGAGCAGCTCGACGAGGCGCTCGACGTCCTGCGGATGACCCGCCCCTGACGCTCCCCTACATCTGNNGNCGCCCGCNCNCNGCCNNGGCGCCCGGGCCGGCCGCCCCCGTGACCGGGATCGCGGACGCGCGCCCCCGCGCGGACCTAAGATCTGTTCATGACAGCGGAGACGACGGGTTCGGCGCGGGGGACGGGAGAGGTGCCGGCGGGCCGGGCGCCGGCGGACGGGGCGGGCGGCGGCCCGCGCTGGGCGCCGGGCGACCGGATCCTGTGGCGGTACCGGGACAACGGCGGGGGGCACGTCCACATCTGCCGCCCGGTGACCGTCGTCCAGGACACCCCCGACCTGCTCGCCGTCTGGATGGCGCCGGGCACCGAGTGCGTCAAGCCCGTCCTGGCCGACGGCACGCCCGTGCACGAGGAGCCGCTCGCCACCCGCTACACCGCGCCGCGCACCACCACGCGCACCCGCTGGTCCGGCACGGGCGTGCTGAAGCTGGCCCGCCCGGCCGACCCGTGGTCGGTGTGGCTGTTCTGGGCGGACGGCTGGGAGTTCCGCAGCTGGTACGTCAACCTGGAGGCGCCCCGGGTGCGGTGGTCCGGCGGCGTCGACTCCGAGGACCACTTCCTCGACATCTCCGTCTACCCGGACCGCAGTTGGCTGTGGCGGGACGAGGACGAGTTCGCCCAGGCGCAGCGCGCCGGGCTCGTGGACGCCGCGCAGGCCCGGCGGATACGGCAGGCGGGCGAGGCCGCCGTCGAGGTGGTCCGGGCGTGGGGCGCGCCCTTCGCGGACGGGTGGGAGCACTGGCGCCCGGACCCCCGCTGGACGGTCCCGGAGCTGCCGGCCGACTGGGACCGCGGTCCGGGCCACGCGGCGCCGTGAGACTCTTGATACGTCCCCGGGGGGTAACCGTAGGATCGTCCTCCGCCGGACGGTCGGCCCGGCCATGTTGCGGCAACGGCCGGGCACCGGAGAAGAACTGACTGCGAGTCATCTACGAGGGGGTGGAGCCGTGCCCGAGGCGCGCACGGGTCCGTCGCCCCCCGTCGACGCCGCGCTCGGGGCGGGTACAGCGCCCGACAGAGCGATTGCATCGCCCAACCGGCCCGGACGGACGGAATCCCACGCGTGACGGAGCATCCCACCTCCCACGAAGGCCGGCAGCCGCTCGCTGCCCGGTCTCAGGAACGCACCCGGCCCCGGCAGGAGGCCTCCGAGCCCGCCGAGGACCCCCTCGTGGTCGCGCGCGGCAGGGTCCTCCCCGGCGCCCCCGTGCCCTCCCAGCCGGGTCCGCCGGCCCCGGCGGACTCCCCGGACGGCTCGCGCACCGCGAACGCGGCCCTCGAGGTGTCCCGCGCCGCCCGCGCCGCGGACGCGGTCCGCGCGGCGGCGGGGCCCGGGGACCCGCCCGGCGAGGCGCGGGCGAGGACATGCGCGGACACCGGGCCAGAACGTTCCGGCACCGGCCGGGGGCGGGCGGAGGAGGCGGTGGCCGACGGTACGGCGGACGGCGCCCCGGCGGGCGCCTCCGGGGCGCCGGACCCGGTGGGGACCGCCCGCCGGGAGGGCGACCGGCTGCGGTTCGTGGGCGCCGCGACGCGGCGGATCGCCCGCGGCATCGACCTGGACGAGATCGTGCTGGGCCTGTGCCGGGCCACCGTGCCGACGTTCGCCGACGCGATCCTGGTGTACCTGCGCGACCCGCTGCCGGTCGGTGACGAGCGGCCGGCGGAACCGTTCGTGCTGCGGCTGCGCCGCACGGACCGGCTGCGTTTAGCGGGGGAGGACCCCGGTGACCTGGGGCTGCTCACGGCCGGGCCGGCCGTGCTGCCGGACGTCGAGCAGGGCGCGGCCGCCAAGCTGTGCCGGGTCCGCCCCGGCGGGCCCCTCGCGGAGGTGCTGCGCGGGGTGCGGCCGGTGTCCGGCGACTCCGAGGCCGCCCGGGCGGCGCTGCCGGAGCTGCTCGGCGAGGGGCGCTGCGCGCCTCCCGGGGACCGGGCGATCCTCGCGCCGCTGCGGGGCCGCCGCCGGGTGACCGGCGCCGCGGTGTTCCTGCGCAACCCGGACCGCGTCCCCTTCGAACCGAACGACCTGCTGGTCGCGGCGCAGTTGGCGACGCACACGGCGCTCGGCATCGACAAGGCGGTGCTGTACGGGCGCGAGGCGTACATCGCGGACGAGCTGCAGCGGACGATGCTCCCGGAGAACCTGCCGCAGCCGACCGGCGTACGGCTGGCGTCCCGCTACCTGCCGGCCGCCGAGACCGCGCGGGTCGGCGGCGACTGGTACGACGCGATCCCGCTGCCGGGCAGCCGGGTCGCCCTCGTCGTGGGCGACGTCATGGGCCACTCCATGACCTCGGCCGCGATCATGGGGCAGCTGCGGACCACGGCGCAGACCCTCGCCGGTCTGGACCTGCCGCCGCAGGAGGTGCTGCACCACCTGGACGAGCAGGCGCAGCGGCTCGGCGAGAACCGCATGGCGACCTGCCTGTACGCGGTGTACGACCCGGTCGCGCACCGCATCACCGTCGCCAACGCCGGCCATCCGCCGCCGGTGCTGCTGCACCTCGGCGGCCGGGCGGAGGTGCTGCGGGTCCCGTCGGGCGCGCCGATCGGCGTGGGCGGCGTGGACTTCGAGGCCGTGGAGCTCGGCGCCCCGGCGGGCGCGACGCTGCTGCTGTACACCGATGGGCTCGTCGAGTCGCGGCTGCGGGACGTGTGGACCGGGATCGAGCAGTTGCGCGAGCGACTCGCGGCCACCGCGCGGCTGACGGGCCTGGACCATCCGCCGCCGCTGGAGGCGCTCTGCGACGACGTCCTCGACATGCTCGGGCCCGGCGACCGGGACGACGACATCGCGCTGCTGGCGGCCCGGTTCGACGGGATAACGCCGAGCGACGTGGCGTACTGGTACCTGGACCCGGAGGACGCCGCGCCGGGACGGGCGCGCCGGCTGGCCCGCAGGGCGCTGGAGCGCTGGGACCTGGAGGAGCTGACCGACTCGGTGGAGCTGCTGGTCAGCGAGGTGGTGACGAACGCCGTCCGGTACGCGTCGCGGCCGGTGACGCTGCGGCTGCTGCGGACGGAGGTGCTGCGCTGCGAGGTCGGCGACGACTCGCCCCAGCTGCCGCGGCAGCGCCGGGCGCGGGACACCGACGAGGGCGGGCGCGGCCTGTTCCTGGTCAACCGGCTGGCGCGCCGGTGGGGCGCGACGCGGCTGTCGACCGGCAAGGTCGTCTGGTTCGAGCTGCCGACGCGGGGCTGAGGCGCCGCGGCTCGGGGACCGGTTGCGGATGAGGGGGGCGGCCGTGCGGGCCGCCCCCCTCATCCGTCCGCTCCGTCCGCGCGGGCTACTGCCCGGCGGCCGCGTCCCGGCCGCCGCCGTCCGGGCCCGGCTCCGTGCTCGGCCCGCCGCCGGACTCGCTGGCGCTCGGGGACGGGGGGGACGGGGACGGCGTGGGCGGCGTCGNNNNNNGCGTCGGCGGGTCGGCCGACGGGCTCTGCGGGGCCGGGGTGGTGCTCGACGCGCTGGAGGACGGCGTGCGCGACGGCTCCGCCGGGTCGTCGCTCGGCGACGGGCGCGAGGAGGGCGGCGGGGTGCTCCGGGACGGCTGGGCGGTGGGCTTCGGGCCGGGGTCGTAGGACTCCAGGACCTCCAGGTCGAACCGCGCGTCGGAGCCGC
It includes:
- a CDS encoding DUF402 domain-containing protein; protein product: MTAETTGSARGTGEVPAGRAPADGAGGGPRWAPGDRILWRYRDNGGGHVHICRPVTVVQDTPDLLAVWMAPGTECVKPVLADGTPVHEEPLATRYTAPRTTTRTRWSGTGVLKLARPADPWSVWLFWADGWEFRSWYVNLEAPRVRWSGGVDSEDHFLDISVYPDRSWLWRDEDEFAQAQRAGLVDAAQARRIRQAGEAAVEVVRAWGAPFADGWEHWRPDPRWTVPELPADWDRGPGHAAP
- a CDS encoding SpoIIE family protein phosphatase, which gives rise to MTEHPTSHEGRQPLAARSQERTRPRQEASEPAEDPLVVARGRVLPGAPVPSQPGPPAPADSPDGSRTANAALEVSRAARAADAVRAAAGPGDPPGEARARTCADTGPERSGTGRGRAEEAVADGTADGAPAGASGAPDPVGTARREGDRLRFVGAATRRIARGIDLDEIVLGLCRATVPTFADAILVYLRDPLPVGDERPAEPFVLRLRRTDRLRLAGEDPGDLGLLTAGPAVLPDVEQGAAAKLCRVRPGGPLAEVLRGVRPVSGDSEAARAALPELLGEGRCAPPGDRAILAPLRGRRRVTGAAVFLRNPDRVPFEPNDLLVAAQLATHTALGIDKAVLYGREAYIADELQRTMLPENLPQPTGVRLASRYLPAAETARVGGDWYDAIPLPGSRVALVVGDVMGHSMTSAAIMGQLRTTAQTLAGLDLPPQEVLHHLDEQAQRLGENRMATCLYAVYDPVAHRITVANAGHPPPVLLHLGGRAEVLRVPSGAPIGVGGVDFEAVELGAPAGATLLLYTDGLVESRLRDVWTGIEQLRERLAATARLTGLDHPPPLEALCDDVLDMLGPGDRDDDIALLAARFDGITPSDVAYWYLDPEDAAPGRARRLARRALERWDLEELTDSVELLVSEVVTNAVRYASRPVTLRLLRTEVLRCEVGDDSPQLPRQRRARDTDEGGRGLFLVNRLARRWGATRLSTGKVVWFELPTRG